ACCGCGCGCTGACCGAGGAGGCTGTCGCCGCGGCGCAGGCCGGCGACTTCGGCCGCACGCTGTCCACGCAGATGTCGTGGCTCGGCGGGCGCACGGTTCCGGTGACCGCACAGCACTTCCTCACCTACCGGCGCACAGGCACCGCGGGCGCGCGCAGTATCGAGTGGATCGCCCGCGTGCCGAACCCGATCCTCATGGTGCGGGACCAGCACGACACCGTGATCCACGACTTCGAGCCCGGCTGGCTGGAGGCGGCGCTGGAGCAGGGCATCTCGCCGTCGGTCACGTCGGTGTCGCTGCCCTCGCCGGAAGGCACGGAGGGGCACCGCTTCGACGGCTCGGGCGAGTCGCTGGTGGACACCGTGGCCGGCTGGCTCGCGAAACTCGGCTGAAAGGAACTGACGAAGACATGGGACAGAGCGTGGTGGTCGTGGGCGCGGGTCCGGTGGGCGCGGTGTTCGCGCTCGCGGCCGCCCGGCGGGGGTTCGACGTGACGCTGCTGGAAGCGGAGCAGGCCGTCGAGGACGCCCCGCGAGCCGCGACCGTGCACCCCTCCACCCTGGCGATGCTCGGCGAGCTGGGCCTGATGGACGACGTGGTCGCCCGCGGGCTCGTCGCGCGGTACTTCGACTTCTGGGACCGGCCGGAGCGTTCGCTCATCGCCCGGCTCGACCACAACGTGCTGCGAGACGTGACGCCTTATCCGTTCGTGGTCCAGATCGAGCAGCACAAGATCGTGAACATGGTGCTGGAGCGGCTGTCCGGAGTGGACGTCCGCTTCGGTGCCGCGGTGACGGGCGTGACGCAGGACGCGGACTCCGCCACCGTGCACACGTCCGAGGGCCCGGTGACCGCCGACTACGTGATCGGCGCCGACGGCGGGCGCAGCACCGTGCGCAAGGCGCTGGGGATCGAGTTCGAGGGCTACACGTGGCCCGAGCGGTTCCTGGTGCTCACCACGCTGTTCGACTTCCAGTCCGAACTGGACTGCAGCTACCGCAACTACTGGGCCGACCCGCGCGAGTGGGTCAACCTCTTCAAGGTCGCCGGCGACGACGGCAAGGGCCGCTGGCGCGCCGTCTTCCCCACCACCGTGGGCGAAACCGACGAGGAAGCCGTCGGCGACGAGGGCGCGCGGGCCCGGCTTTCGGGCCTGGCGCTCTCGGCGAACCCGGCGGACCAGCTCGTGCACCGCAAGCTGTACAACGTCCACCAGCGCGTGGCGGCCAGCTTCCGCTCCGGCCGCGTCTTCCTCGCCGGCGACGCCGCCCACGTCAACAACCCCATCGGCGGCCTGGGCCTGAACTGCGGCATCCACGACGCCGTGGAGCTGGCCTCCTCGCTGCACACCTTCGCCGCCACGGCCGACGAGAACGTCCTCGACCGCTACGACCTGCGCCGCCGCACGGTGAACATCGAGTTCGTGCAGCAGCAGACCGTGACGAACAAGCGCCGCCTGGAGGAGAAGGACCCGGTGCGGCGCAAGGAACGCCTGGCCGAGCTCGCGGCGCTGGGTGACCACGCGGAGCTGGAGCTGAAGTTCCTGATGAACTCCTCCCTGCTCAACAGCGTGGCCCGCGCGGCCTCGCTCGGCTGACTCCCCTCCGCGCTCCCCCTCCCCCAGCGCCCCAATGTGGCGTTCGGTGCGCTGAACGCACCGAACGCCACATTGGGTGCGTTGAACGCAACCAGTGCGGCATTGGGGGAGTGCTAGAGGCGGATGCCGGCGAGCTGGGTGCCCTGGGCGACCAATTTGCCGGTGCTGTCCCAGACGTGGCAGGACTCGTCGACGCGGCCGTCGGTGATCAGGTGGGCGCGGTGCTGGACGCGGAGCGGGCCGGGGGCCGGGTGGGCGCGGACGTAGGCCGTGAGCTCGAGCGTGGGTACCCAGCCGCTCGGTGAGATGTCGAACGTGGCGGGCGGGAAGGCGTCGACGGCGAACAGGAGGCTGACCGGGTCGAAGGGTTCGCCGCCGGGCAGGGTGAGGTGGCCGAGGAGCTCGCCGCGGCCGGAGGGGCCGTCGGTGAAGACGCGGGCACTGTCGGGGTCGAGGCGGATCTCGATCTCGTCCATGATGGCCACCGGCAGGCCGAGCGGTGTGGTGCCCGGGACGCGGAACGAGGGCTCGACGTCGAGGCGCGGGTCGGGCAGGCCGTCCTGCCAGTACGGCTCTCCTTCGGCGAGCGTGCCGACCGTGAAGAGGGCCTCGACGGCCGTCTTGCCGTTCTGGACGAGACGGCCGCGCACCTGGCTCGAGCCGCGGCCGGTGCGCAGCGTCTCGATCTCGACCTCGGCCGGGCCCGGGTCGGGTGAGCGCAGGTAGTGGGCACTGGCGGCGAGCACGTCGGGGTGCTCACGCTCGGCGACGGCGGCGCGCGCGATCAGCGAGAGCAGGTAGCCGCCGTTGGGCTTGCCGCCGATCGTCCACTGCGGGCTGATGTCCGCGTCGAAACCATCGGGCGACCGCCGTTTGACGGCGGACACCGCGGCGAAGGTCGTCGTGCTCACCAGGACCGCCTCCTCGCCGGGCAGAGGGTTGTTCCGCGCAACTTAGCTCGCCCGGCCCGTGCGCGCCCGTCGAGTGAGACGGAGACCACCCCCGTCAGAACCCGTACAACTCGACCGGGTTGTCGACCAGGATCCGCCGGCCGACGTCCGGGCCGGTCCAGTCGAGCAGGCGGGCCGGCGCCCGCGCGTCGTCGATCCGCTCGAACGGCTCGACGCTCAGGCGGTTTCCCGGAGTGCGCGGCCGGCCACCGGTGTGGGGCCAGTCGGTACCCCACAGGAGCCGCTCGGGTGCGGCGGTCGCCAAAGCCTCCACGAGCGGCCCGACGTCCGCGTGGTCAGCAGCAGTGGAAATCCGGTGCGGCGCAGAGAGCTTGACGTACGCCGCACCGGATCGCAGGAGGTCGGTCAGCTCGGGCAAGCCGGGCCGGCCGAGGTCGGGAGAAGCGAGCGCGAAGTGGTCGAGGACAACCGGCACCGGCAGCCGCGCCAGGTCGTCGGCCAGAGCCGCGACCACCGACAGCTCCGTGAACACCTGCAGGTGCCAGCCGAGGTCCGCGATGGCCGCCGCGGTCGCGCGCAGCGGCGCCAGGGCCACGGCCGGGTCGTCGACCGCGAACGTCGCCAGGTTCACCCGCGCCCCGCGCACCCCCAGGGCGTGCCACTCCCCCAGCGGCGCCGGGGCAGCGGGGTCGAACACCACGACACCCCGCGCCCGGTCGCCGCGGACGCGCAGCTGCGCGAGCAGGCACGAGTTGTCCGTGCCGTACGGGCTCGGCTGCACGAGCACCGCCCGGCTCACGCCGAGCCGCCAGTGCAGCTCGTCCAGCTGCTCACCGCTCGCCGGGCCCGGTGTGTAGGCCCGGTCCTCGGCATAGGGGAACCGCGGGTCGAACACGTGCACGTGGCAGTCGCACGAACCGGAGGGCACCACCGTCACCGCACGGCGCTCGCGAACTCGGACAGCCGGGCCAGCACCCCGTCGTCCACGGGCACGCCGTCGCGCAGCTGCCGGTGGTAGCGCGCGAGCTCGAACTCACCCGGCAACCGCACGGGCTGCGCCGGGTCCGCGGGCGGCGTGGTGTGCAGGATGCCCGCGAAGTCGTCCATCCGGGACGCCAGCTCGGCACCGGGCACGAGCTTCGCCGTGTCGATCAGGAAGAACACGTGGCCCAGGTTCTGCGGCCGCTCCGGATCGACGCTCCACGAGCTGATGCGCGTGAGGTAACCGGCGCCCGAGAG
The sequence above is a segment of the Amycolatopsis sp. 2-15 genome. Coding sequences within it:
- a CDS encoding FAD-dependent oxidoreductase; this encodes MGQSVVVVGAGPVGAVFALAAARRGFDVTLLEAEQAVEDAPRAATVHPSTLAMLGELGLMDDVVARGLVARYFDFWDRPERSLIARLDHNVLRDVTPYPFVVQIEQHKIVNMVLERLSGVDVRFGAAVTGVTQDADSATVHTSEGPVTADYVIGADGGRSTVRKALGIEFEGYTWPERFLVLTTLFDFQSELDCSYRNYWADPREWVNLFKVAGDDGKGRWRAVFPTTVGETDEEAVGDEGARARLSGLALSANPADQLVHRKLYNVHQRVAASFRSGRVFLAGDAAHVNNPIGGLGLNCGIHDAVELASSLHTFAATADENVLDRYDLRRRTVNIEFVQQQTVTNKRRLEEKDPVRRKERLAELAALGDHAELELKFLMNSSLLNSVARAASLG
- a CDS encoding thioesterase family protein, whose amino-acid sequence is MSTTTFAAVSAVKRRSPDGFDADISPQWTIGGKPNGGYLLSLIARAAVAEREHPDVLAASAHYLRSPDPGPAEVEIETLRTGRGSSQVRGRLVQNGKTAVEALFTVGTLAEGEPYWQDGLPDPRLDVEPSFRVPGTTPLGLPVAIMDEIEIRLDPDSARVFTDGPSGRGELLGHLTLPGGEPFDPVSLLFAVDAFPPATFDISPSGWVPTLELTAYVRAHPAPGPLRVQHRAHLITDGRVDESCHVWDSTGKLVAQGTQLAGIRL
- a CDS encoding amidohydrolase family protein, whose amino-acid sequence is MTVVPSGSCDCHVHVFDPRFPYAEDRAYTPGPASGEQLDELHWRLGVSRAVLVQPSPYGTDNSCLLAQLRVRGDRARGVVVFDPAAPAPLGEWHALGVRGARVNLATFAVDDPAVALAPLRATAAAIADLGWHLQVFTELSVVAALADDLARLPVPVVLDHFALASPDLGRPGLPELTDLLRSGAAYVKLSAPHRISTAADHADVGPLVEALATAAPERLLWGTDWPHTGGRPRTPGNRLSVEPFERIDDARAPARLLDWTGPDVGRRILVDNPVELYGF